The DNA region TTCCAGGCCGACATCGACTACCAAGCCGGCGACGACCTGACCACCGGGACGTGGCAGCCCTACCGGTTACAGGTCAACGAGCCGCTGCGGGTCGGCGGAGACCGAGTCTATCTGCAGGGCCACGGCTACGCCCCCACGCTGACGGTGACTTTCCCCGACGGGCAGATCCGCAGCCAGACCGTGCAATTTCGACCCGACGACCAGATGACGCTGCTGTCCTCGGGCGCGATGCGCTTCGACCCACCTGGCGGCATCTACTCCGACGAGCGCGAGCGTCGCCGCAACCAGATCGCCATCCAGGGGTTGTTCGCCCCGACCGCCCAGCTCGACGGCACGCTGTTGTCGTCGCGCTGGCCGGAGCTCAACGACCCGGCCGTCGCGATCGACATCTTCAAGGGCGACACCGGGCTCGACACCGGCCGACCGCAGTCGTTGTTCAACCTCGACGAGCGGATGATCGGTCAGGGCCGGCTGACCAAGATGGCGCGCGTCAACCTCAAAGCGGGCGAGGACACTCGGCTCGAGGACGGAACCGTGGTCCGCTTCGACGGTGCCACCCCGTTCGTGAACCTCCAGGTCTCCCACGATCCTGCCCAGATCTGGGTGCTGGTGTTCTCGATGACCATGATGGGCGGGCTGCTGGTGTCGCTGATCATCCGGCGCCGACGCGTCTGGGTTCGGTTGACGCCGGGGTCGCCGGGTACCGTGAACGTCGAGCTGGGCGGGCTGGCCCGCACCGACAATTCCGGCTGGGGTGAGGAGTTCGAGCGGCTGACCGCACGGCTGCTGGACGACGTCGGCGCCGGGCCGGGTACCGATCACTCGCAGGACGAGAAGAAGGCAGATCGCGCATGAACACCACCGTCGACATCGGGTTGGCCCGCTACTCCGACTTGGCGTTCACCTCGTCGGTGCTGGTTCTGCTGGTGGCGCTGCTGCTGCTGGCGGTGGAACTGGCCTACAGCCGTAGCCGCAGGGTGGAGAGCCGGGATCTGGTCAACGCCGGGGTGAGCGCCGACAGCGCCCGCCCGGGTGTGGTCGTCGATGTCCCCCGCCGTCGCGTCGACGAACGCATCGGGTCGGGCGGCGTCGCGTTGGTCTATGTGGGCACCCTGTTGCTGCTGGCGTGCATCGTGCTGCGCGGACTGTCCACCTCGCGGGTGCCGTGGGGCAACATGTATGAGTTCATCAACCTCACCTGCTGGTGTGGTCTGGTGGCTGCGGCCGTGGTCCTGCGCCGACCGCAGTACCGGTCGCTGTGGGTGTTCGTGTTGGTGCCGGTGTTGATCCTGCTGACAGTCTCGGGCAAGTGGTTGTATTCGCACGCCGCACCGGTGATGCCTGCCCTGCAGTCCTACTGGTTGCCGATCCACGTATCAGTCGTGAGCCTGGGGTCCGGAGTTTTCCTGGTGGCGGGTGTGGCCAGCATCCTGTTCCTGCTCAAAATGTCTCGGTTCGGCGGGCCCGAACGTGCGGATGCGCTGGGCCGGCTGGTGGCCAAGCTGCCCGACGCGCAGTTGCTGGATCGCATTGCCTACCGCACGACGATCTTCGCGTTCCCGGTGTTCGGGTTCGGCGTGATCTTCGGCGCGATCTGGGCGGAGGAAGCGTGGGGCCGCTATTGGGGCTGGGACCCGAAAGAGACGGTGTCGTTCATCGCGTGGGTGCTCTACGCGGCCTATCTGCATGCCCGCTCGACGGCCGGCTGGCGGGACCGTAAGGCGGCCTGGATCAACGTGATCGGGCTGGTCGCGATGGTGTTCAATTTGTTCTTCATCAATTTGGTGACGGTGGGCCTGCACTCGTATGCCGGCGTCGGCTGAGCCGACAATCGAGGCGCGCGGCTGAGCCGACAAATTGGGCGGCGTCGGCTGAGCCGACAGTCGAGGCGCGCGGCTGAGCCGATTCTTTCGGTAGCGTCGGCTATCGAGAGCGTGCGAAGCGAAGGAGGATCGACCGTTGTCTGACGTGCCGACCAGCTTTCGGGCACAGCAACGGTTCACCGACCCGATGGCGGTCGTGCCCGCCGAGTGGACGGCGCCGACCCCGCCCGAGGGGCTGCTGGCCACGCCGCCGCTGGGTCAGCTGCCGGGACCGCCCCCGCCCGCACCCCAGCCGCCGGTGCCGTTGAACCCGCCGCAACCGCAGCCGGCGTCGGCCCCGCCGCAGCCGGCGTCGGCCCCGCCGCAGTCGGGGGAGCTTTCCACCGTCGCGCTGCTCGGACACACCCGCAGTGGCCCGTCGGCGGGTTGGCGCAAGTGGCTCTACCGTGCCTCGGCAGGGCTGATCGATCTCGGCGAGAGCCCGAAGGTCTTGCGACACCACGCCCTGGTCGAGCAGGCCGCCCGGCCGCTGCGGGGCTGTTACCGCATTGCGATGCTGTCCCAGAAGGGCGGGGTCGGGAAGACGACGGTCACCGCAACGCTGGGCGCGACGTTCGCCTCGCTGCGCGGTGACCGGGTGATCGCCGTCGATGCCAATCCCGACCGCGGCACGCTCAGTCAGAAGGTGCCGGTGGAAACCCCGGCGACCATCCGGCACCTGCTCCGCGACGCCGAGGGCATCGGCGCCTACAGCGATGTCCGCCAGTACACCTCGCAGGGCGACAGCCGACTGGAGGTGCTGGCATCGGAGAGCGATCCGTCGGTGTCGGAGGCGTTCAGCGCGCAGGACTACAGCCGCGCGGTGGAACTGCTCGAGCAGTACTACAGCGTGGTGCTGACTGACTGCGGCACCGGCATGGTGCATTCGGTGATGTCGGCGGTGCTCGAACGCGCCGATGTGCTGCTGGTGGTCAGTTCAGGCTCGGTGGACGGCGCCCGCAGTGCCTCGTCGACGCTGGATTGGCTGGACGCGCACGGTCACGAGGACATGGTTCGCCATTCGATCGCCGTCATCAACGGGGTCAGGCCGCGCAGTGCCCGGGGCGGCGGCAAGGTCGACATCAAAAAAGTGGTGGACCACTTCGCTCGGCGCTGCCGTTCGGTGTGCGTGGTGCCGTTCGACCCGCATCTGGAGGAAGGCGCGGAGATCAGCCTGGATCGGTTACGTCCGGGCACCCGTGCGGCACTGCTGGAACTCGCGGCGGCGGTGGCCGCCGGCTTTCCGGGCTCCGGTCATCCGACCGGCGCCTCGTCGGTCGACCCGGCTCAGGACCGCGGCTGATCGTCGCGGGGAGTGATCCGCCGCAGGAAATCCGGATCATCGTCTGGACCGATCACCCGGGTACGCGGTCTGTTCGCGGCCATCCGGGTAACCCGCCAGCCCACATAGACGACGGCGGCCAGAACGAGCATCAGGACCAAATACGCCACCAAAAACCTCCTTACAGTCAATATACGCGTCCTCGGTAGGCTCAGACCGTGTCCGAGCCACGCCCGACAACACGCCTGCTCTTCGACGTACTGGCCTATACCGCGGCCCGTCTGGTGCTGGTCGCGGTGTTGACCGCGGTCATCATCGGCGGTGGACATCTGCTCGGTGTCCGAGAGTTTCCGGTGGTGATGGCGCTGTTGTTCGCCATCGTGATCGGGCTTCCGCTGGGCATCTGGTTGTTCGCACCGCTGCGGCAGCGCGCCACCGCGAGCATCGCGGTCTGGGATGAGCGTCGTCGGCGCGACCGCGAGCAGCTGCGGGCCCGGCTGCGGGGTGAGGCCGCGCCGCAACGGCCCGACGATGATGCAAAGGGTGCTCCGGGCTCGTCCTCCTGACGTTGATTTCGTTATCTACCAGTGGTTTCCGAGTGTGAGAACAATCGGATGCGGCAACGTCGATGTTTGCTCGGCAACATCACGGAGGAATAACGTCCGGCCCTTTCGGGTAATCGGCGTCACATGAGTGAGCGGCAGGTAGCCGACCGACCGAGGTACCTCGGCGGTCACAGAAATGTCAGCGGTCCCCGACCAGGGGTGATGCACAAGATGTTGTTCCGACGGTGGGTGACCGATCTGTGGAGTGGGCGGTGTCGCGCCGCGGACCTGGTGTCCGACGATTTCGTCGGGCATTGGCCCAACCGCGATATCCGCGGCCCCTCCGAACTGCAGTCTCTCGTCGACGACACCCGTGACGCATTCAAGGAACTGCAGTGCGTGATGGACGTGGGTCCGCTCTACGACGGTGAGTTCGTGGCGGGTCGGTGGATCGGGACCGGTTCCACCAAGGACGGGCCGGTGCGTTACACCGGCAATGACATCGTCCGGATCGCCAACGGCAGGATCGTCGAGTACTGGAACGGCTCGGCGCGTGGTTAGCCGCCGGCGGCGTCGCCCAACAGTCGCCGCAGCGTGTCCAGCGGATCGGTGCCCTCGGGTTCGAGCTGACGTTCGTCACGGGGGGAATCCGGGACGTCGGTGATCGCGGGCGGCGGCGGCGCTGCAGCGACGGGCGGGGCCGGCGGCGACGGTGGCGTGAGGGGTGTCACCGTGCCGAGGCCCCGGATCTTCGCCTCGATCCGGGCCGCCGCGTCTTCGCGGACCGCCCGGCGCTGCGGATCGGGGTCCTGATTGCCGGCGAAGCAACCCGAGGGCGCCGCGGCGATCACCCCCAACGCACTGTCGTACTGGGTGCGGGCGGCATCCAGCCGCGCTTCCCAGGCGTCGATGTCACCCTGGCGTTCGCGTACCAGCGCGAGGTTGACCCGTACCGCACACGACGCGCCGGCTGCGGTAGCTGCCAGCGACTCGGTGAAGTGCCGATCGGCCGCGTCGAGTTTCTCGTCGAGGACGGCGAGGCTGCCCGCCGCGAATGCGGTGGTGGACGGCTCGATGACGTCGAGCATCTGCAGGATCGCCACATCGGTTGCCATCGCGTCGGCGCGACCCGCGGCGAAGTCGCGCTGAGCCGCGTTGCCCGCGATCACCACCGAGATCAGCTTGGCCGCCACCAT from Mycobacterium sp. SMC-4 includes:
- a CDS encoding cytochrome c biogenesis protein ResB — encoded protein: MGTALVLLFLLALAAIPGALLPQRSLNEAKVAEYIAERPTLGPWLDRVQAFDVFSSIWFTAIYVLLFISLVGCLTPRLFEHVRSLRAVPVAAPRNLARLPKHHEAQVSGTGVDAIASAVDARLRGWRRTVRKDAATSGTEISAEKGYLREFGNIVFHFSLLGLLVAIAAGKMFSYEGNVIVIADGGPGFCSASPAAFDSFRAGNTVDGTSLYPICVRVNDFTATYTENGQAVGFQADIDYQAGDDLTTGTWQPYRLQVNEPLRVGGDRVYLQGHGYAPTLTVTFPDGQIRSQTVQFRPDDQMTLLSSGAMRFDPPGGIYSDERERRRNQIAIQGLFAPTAQLDGTLLSSRWPELNDPAVAIDIFKGDTGLDTGRPQSLFNLDERMIGQGRLTKMARVNLKAGEDTRLEDGTVVRFDGATPFVNLQVSHDPAQIWVLVFSMTMMGGLLVSLIIRRRRVWVRLTPGSPGTVNVELGGLARTDNSGWGEEFERLTARLLDDVGAGPGTDHSQDEKKADRA
- the ccsB gene encoding c-type cytochrome biogenesis protein CcsB — its product is MNTTVDIGLARYSDLAFTSSVLVLLVALLLLAVELAYSRSRRVESRDLVNAGVSADSARPGVVVDVPRRRVDERIGSGGVALVYVGTLLLLACIVLRGLSTSRVPWGNMYEFINLTCWCGLVAAAVVLRRPQYRSLWVFVLVPVLILLTVSGKWLYSHAAPVMPALQSYWLPIHVSVVSLGSGVFLVAGVASILFLLKMSRFGGPERADALGRLVAKLPDAQLLDRIAYRTTIFAFPVFGFGVIFGAIWAEEAWGRYWGWDPKETVSFIAWVLYAAYLHARSTAGWRDRKAAWINVIGLVAMVFNLFFINLVTVGLHSYAGVG
- a CDS encoding MinD/ParA family protein, encoding MAVVPAEWTAPTPPEGLLATPPLGQLPGPPPPAPQPPVPLNPPQPQPASAPPQPASAPPQSGELSTVALLGHTRSGPSAGWRKWLYRASAGLIDLGESPKVLRHHALVEQAARPLRGCYRIAMLSQKGGVGKTTVTATLGATFASLRGDRVIAVDANPDRGTLSQKVPVETPATIRHLLRDAEGIGAYSDVRQYTSQGDSRLEVLASESDPSVSEAFSAQDYSRAVELLEQYYSVVLTDCGTGMVHSVMSAVLERADVLLVVSSGSVDGARSASSTLDWLDAHGHEDMVRHSIAVINGVRPRSARGGGKVDIKKVVDHFARRCRSVCVVPFDPHLEEGAEISLDRLRPGTRAALLELAAAVAAGFPGSGHPTGASSVDPAQDRG
- a CDS encoding DUF4229 domain-containing protein, which codes for MSEPRPTTRLLFDVLAYTAARLVLVAVLTAVIIGGGHLLGVREFPVVMALLFAIVIGLPLGIWLFAPLRQRATASIAVWDERRRRDREQLRARLRGEAAPQRPDDDAKGAPGSSS
- a CDS encoding ester cyclase, producing MHKMLFRRWVTDLWSGRCRAADLVSDDFVGHWPNRDIRGPSELQSLVDDTRDAFKELQCVMDVGPLYDGEFVAGRWIGTGSTKDGPVRYTGNDIVRIANGRIVEYWNGSARG